A single Meles meles chromosome 20, mMelMel3.1 paternal haplotype, whole genome shotgun sequence DNA region contains:
- the GTF2F1 gene encoding general transcription factor IIF subunit 1 isoform X2, whose protein sequence is MAALGPSTQNVTEYVVRVPKNTTKKYNIMAFNAADKVNFATWNQARLERDLSNKKIYQEEEMPESGAGSEFNRKLREEARRKKYGIVLKEFRPEDQPWLLRVNGKSGRKFKGIKKGGVTENTSYYIFTQCPDGAFEAFPVHNWYNFTPLARHRTLTAEEAEEEWERRNKVLNHFSIMQQRRLKDQDQDEEDEEKEKRSRKKASELRIHDLEDDLEMSSDDSEASGEEGGRASKAKKKAPPAKGGKKKKKKKGSDDEAFEDSDDGDFEGQEVDYMSDGSSSQDELEGKPKVTQQEEGPKGVDEQSESSEESEEEKPPEEDKEEEEEKKAPTPQEKKRRKDSSDESDSSEESDIDSEASSALFMAKKKTPPKRERRPSGGSSRGNSRPGTPSTESGSTSSTLRAAATKLEQGKRTNDTPVAKRLRLEPGPQSLSGKSTPQPQSGKSTPSSGDVQVTEDAVRRYLTRKPMTTKDLLKKFQTKKTGLSSEQTVNVLAQILKRLNPERKMISDKMHFSLKE, encoded by the exons ATGGCGGCCCTC GGCCCCAGCACCCAGAACGTCACCGAGTATGTCGTTCGAGTCCCCAA AAACACAACTAAAAAATACAACATCATGGCCTTCAACGCAGCTGATAAAGTCAACTTCGCTACCTGGAACCAG GCCCGGCTGGAGCGAGACCTGAGCAACAAGAAGATTTACCAAGAGGAAGAGATGCCCGAGTCGGGCGCGGGCAGTGAGTTCAACCGCAAGCTTCGCGAGGAGGCGAGGAGGAAGAAGTACGGCATCGTCCTCAAGGAGTTCCGGCCTGAGGACCAGCCCTGGCTGCTCCGCGTCAATGGCAAATCGGGCAGAAA GTTCAAGGGCATAAAGAAGGGAGGTGTGACAGAGAACACGTCCTACTACATCTTCACCCAGTGCCCCGACGGGGCCTTTGAGGCCTTCCCGGTGCACAACTGGTACAACTTCACGCCGCTGGCCCGGCATCGCACGCTCACTGCCGAAGAGGccgaggaggagtgggagag gaGAAACAAAGTCCTGAACCACTTCAGCATCATGCAGCAGCGGCGGCTCAAAGATCAGGACCAGGATGAGGAAGacgaggagaaggagaagcgcaGCCGCAAGAAGGCCAGTGAGCTGCGCATCCACGACCTGGAGGACGACCTGGAGATGTCGTCTGACGACAGCGAGGCCAGTGGCGAGGAAG GTGGCCGAGCCTCCAAGGCCAAGAAGAAGGCACCCCCCGCCAAGGGgggcaagaagaagaagaaaaagaaggggtcCGATGACGAGGCGTTTGAAGACAGCGACGATGGGGACTTCGAGGGCCAGGAGGTGGACTACATGTCCGACGGCTCGAG CTCCCAGGATGAGCTGGAGGGCaagcccaaggtcacccagcaggaGGAGGGCCCCAAGGGCGTCGATGAGCAGAGCGAGAGCAGCGAGGAGAGTGAGGAGGAGAAGCCGCcggaggaggacaaggaggaggaggaggagaagaaggcgCCCACGCCTCAGGAGAAGAAGCGCAGGAAAG ACAGCAGCGACGAGTCGGACAGCTCGGAGGAGAGCGACATCGACAGCGAGGCGTCGTCGGCCCTCTTCATGGCG AAGAAGAAGACGCCCCCCAAGAGGGAGCGGAGGCCGTCGGGAGGCAGCTCGCGGGGCAACAGCCGGCCGGGCACACCCAGCACGGAGAGCGGCAGCACGTCGTCAACCCTGCGGGCCGCGGCCACCAAGCTGGAGCAGG gCAAGCGGACAAACGACACGCCGGTGGCCAAGCGTTTGCGGCTGGAGCCGGGACCCCAGAGCCTGTCGGGGAAGTCGACCCCTCAGCCCCAGTCCGGGAAGTCGACCCCCAGCAGCGG GGACGTGCAGGTGACCGAGGACGCCGTGCGCCGCTACCTGACGCGCAAGCCCATGACCACCAAGGACCTGCTGAAGAAGTTCCAGACGAAGAAGACGGGGCTGAGCAGCGAGCAGACGGTGAATGTGCTCGCCCAGATCCTCAAGCGCCTCAACCCCGAGCGCAAGATGATCAGCGACAAGATGCACTTCTCCCTCAAGGAGTGA
- the LOC123933116 gene encoding adenylate kinase isoenzyme 1-like has translation MLAPAGTKPSPPLFPGHPPPDILKSPLIIFVMGGPGCGKGTQCKNMATKYGFCHVGLGQLLRQEAQRSTRRGRKIQDIMLQGLLVPTGVILDMISRAMLSRPESRGFLINGFPRELRQAKEFERMVGRGPDVVIVFDCSMETMVRRVLRRGHLEHRADDREPAIRQRLETYYALCEPVLTFYQQKSLLCNILAEAAPENIFAKCCSVVESLQ, from the exons ATGCTGGCCCCTGCAGGCACCAAACCCTCTCCCCCCCTCTTCCCCGGCCACCCCCCCCCAGACATCCTCAAGTCCCCCTTGATCATCTTCGTGATGGGTGGCCCGGGTTGTGGCAAAGGGACACAGTGCAAGAACATGGCAACCAAATACGGCTTCTGCCATGTGGGCCTGGGCCAGCTGCTGCGGCAGGAGGCCCAACGCAGTACCCGGCGGGGCCGGAAGATCCAGGACATCATGCTGCAGGGGCTCCTGGTGCCTACG GGCGTCATACTAGACATGATCAGCAGAGCCATGTTATCTCGCCCGGAGAGCCGGGGCTTCCTCATCAATGGCTTCCCGCGGGAGCTGAGGCAGGCCAAGGAGTTCGAGCGCATG GTGGGCCGGGGCCCAGACGTCGTCATCGTGTTCGACTGCTCCATGGAAACGATGGTCCGGAGAGTGCTGCGCCGGGGCCACCTGGAGCACCGCGCAGATGACCGTGAGCCGGCCATCCGCCAGCGCCTGGAGACGTACTACGCGCTGTGTGAGCCGGTCTTGACCTTCTATCAGCAGAAGAGCCTGCTCTGTAAT ATCTTGGCAGAAGCAGCTCCAGAGAACATTTTTGCCAAGTGCTGCTCGGTCGTTGAAAGCCTGCAGTga
- the ALKBH7 gene encoding alpha-ketoglutarate-dependent dioxygenase alkB homolog 7, mitochondrial yields MAGSGRLALGTLPVPGWVRGSSPAVLSRLRDAAVVRPGFLSAAEEETLSRELEPELRRRRYEYDHWDAAIHGFRETEKSRWSEASRAILQRVQAAAFSPGQTLLSAVHVLDLEPRGYIKPHVDSIKFCGATIAGLSLLSPSIMRLVHTQEPGEWLELLLEPGSLYILRGSARYDFSHEILRDEESFFGARRVPRGRRISVICRSLPEGLEPRQPPPAC; encoded by the exons ATGGCCGGGAGTGGACGGCTGGCGCTGGGGACGCTGCCGGTACCCGGCTGGGTGCGGGGATCGAGCCCGGCCGTACTGAGCCGCCTTCGGGACGCGGCCGTGGTCCGGCCGGGTTTCCTAAGCGCGGCCGAGGAGGAGACGCTGAGCCGTGAGCTGGAGCCCGAGCTGCGCCGCCGCCGCTACGAATACGATCACTGGGACGCG GCCATCCACGGTTTCCGAGAGACAGAAAAGTCACGCTGGTCCGAGGCAAGCCGGGCCATCCTGCAGCGTGTGCAAGCAGCCGCCTTTAGCCCTGGCCAGACCCTGCTGTCCGCAGTGCATGTGCTGGACCTGGAACCTCGGGGCTACATCAAGCCGCACGTGGACAGCATCAAG TTCTGCGGAGCCACCATCGCTGGTCTGTCCCTACTATCTCCCAGCATCATGCGGCTGGTGCACACCCAGGAGCCAGGGGAGTGGCTGGAACTCTTGCTGGAGCCAGGCTCCCTCTACATCCTTAG GGGCTCAGCCCGTTATGACTTCTCCCATGAGATTCTTCGGGATGAAGAGTCCTTTTTTGGGGCGCGTCGGGTTCCCCGGGGCCGACGCATCTCTGTGATCTGCCGCTCCCTCCCTGAAGGGCTGGAGCCGAGGCAGCCGCCCCCAGCCTGCTGA
- the PSPN gene encoding persephin, with translation MGTGRVLLCSLLLLSLRLGVTGGPGAWGAPVTEEELRGTPRLQLRARPRRALASPCQLWSLSLPVAELGLGYASEETVVFRYCAGSCPRDARTQHGRTLARLRGQGRAHGGPCCRPTRYADVAFLDDRHRWQWLPQLSAAACSCGA, from the exons ATGGGCACAGGACGTGtcctgctctgctctctgctgCTCCTGTCGCTGCGGCTGGGCGTCACCGGGGGCCCTGGTGCTTGGGGGGCTCCGGTAACAGAGGAAGAGCTCCGAGGGACCCCAAGGCTGCAGCTGA GGGCCCGCCCGCGCCGAGCCCTGGCCAGCCCGTGCCAGCTGTGGAGCCTGTCCCTACCCGTGGCCGAGCTGGGCCTGGGCTACGCGTCGGAGGAGACGGTCGTCTTCCGTTACTGTGCAGGCAGCTGCCCCCGTGATGCGCGCACCCAGCACGGCCGGACGCTCGCCCGCCTGCGGGGCCAGGGCCGAGCCCACGGCGGGCCCTGCTGCCGGCCCACCCGCTACGCTGATGTGGCCTTTCTTGACGACCGCCACCGCTggcagtggctgccccagctctcGGCGGCCGCCTGCAGCTGTGGCGCCTAA
- the GTF2F1 gene encoding general transcription factor IIF subunit 1 isoform X1, with translation MAALGPSTQNVTEYVVRVPKNTTKKYNIMAFNAADKVNFATWNQARLERDLSNKKIYQEEEMPESGAGSEFNRKLREEARRKKYGIVLKEFRPEDQPWLLRVNGKSGRKFKGIKKGGVTENTSYYIFTQCPDGAFEAFPVHNWYNFTPLARHRTLTAEEAEEEWERRNKVLNHFSIMQQRRLKDQDQDEEDEEKEKRSRKKASELRIHDLEDDLEMSSDDSEASGEEGGRASKAKKKAPPAKGGKKKKKKKGSDDEAFEDSDDGDFEGQEVDYMSDGSSSSQDELEGKPKVTQQEEGPKGVDEQSESSEESEEEKPPEEDKEEEEEKKAPTPQEKKRRKDSSDESDSSEESDIDSEASSALFMAKKKTPPKRERRPSGGSSRGNSRPGTPSTESGSTSSTLRAAATKLEQGKRTNDTPVAKRLRLEPGPQSLSGKSTPQPQSGKSTPSSGDVQVTEDAVRRYLTRKPMTTKDLLKKFQTKKTGLSSEQTVNVLAQILKRLNPERKMISDKMHFSLKE, from the exons ATGGCGGCCCTC GGCCCCAGCACCCAGAACGTCACCGAGTATGTCGTTCGAGTCCCCAA AAACACAACTAAAAAATACAACATCATGGCCTTCAACGCAGCTGATAAAGTCAACTTCGCTACCTGGAACCAG GCCCGGCTGGAGCGAGACCTGAGCAACAAGAAGATTTACCAAGAGGAAGAGATGCCCGAGTCGGGCGCGGGCAGTGAGTTCAACCGCAAGCTTCGCGAGGAGGCGAGGAGGAAGAAGTACGGCATCGTCCTCAAGGAGTTCCGGCCTGAGGACCAGCCCTGGCTGCTCCGCGTCAATGGCAAATCGGGCAGAAA GTTCAAGGGCATAAAGAAGGGAGGTGTGACAGAGAACACGTCCTACTACATCTTCACCCAGTGCCCCGACGGGGCCTTTGAGGCCTTCCCGGTGCACAACTGGTACAACTTCACGCCGCTGGCCCGGCATCGCACGCTCACTGCCGAAGAGGccgaggaggagtgggagag gaGAAACAAAGTCCTGAACCACTTCAGCATCATGCAGCAGCGGCGGCTCAAAGATCAGGACCAGGATGAGGAAGacgaggagaaggagaagcgcaGCCGCAAGAAGGCCAGTGAGCTGCGCATCCACGACCTGGAGGACGACCTGGAGATGTCGTCTGACGACAGCGAGGCCAGTGGCGAGGAAG GTGGCCGAGCCTCCAAGGCCAAGAAGAAGGCACCCCCCGCCAAGGGgggcaagaagaagaagaaaaagaaggggtcCGATGACGAGGCGTTTGAAGACAGCGACGATGGGGACTTCGAGGGCCAGGAGGTGGACTACATGTCCGACGGCTCGAG CAGCTCCCAGGATGAGCTGGAGGGCaagcccaaggtcacccagcaggaGGAGGGCCCCAAGGGCGTCGATGAGCAGAGCGAGAGCAGCGAGGAGAGTGAGGAGGAGAAGCCGCcggaggaggacaaggaggaggaggaggagaagaaggcgCCCACGCCTCAGGAGAAGAAGCGCAGGAAAG ACAGCAGCGACGAGTCGGACAGCTCGGAGGAGAGCGACATCGACAGCGAGGCGTCGTCGGCCCTCTTCATGGCG AAGAAGAAGACGCCCCCCAAGAGGGAGCGGAGGCCGTCGGGAGGCAGCTCGCGGGGCAACAGCCGGCCGGGCACACCCAGCACGGAGAGCGGCAGCACGTCGTCAACCCTGCGGGCCGCGGCCACCAAGCTGGAGCAGG gCAAGCGGACAAACGACACGCCGGTGGCCAAGCGTTTGCGGCTGGAGCCGGGACCCCAGAGCCTGTCGGGGAAGTCGACCCCTCAGCCCCAGTCCGGGAAGTCGACCCCCAGCAGCGG GGACGTGCAGGTGACCGAGGACGCCGTGCGCCGCTACCTGACGCGCAAGCCCATGACCACCAAGGACCTGCTGAAGAAGTTCCAGACGAAGAAGACGGGGCTGAGCAGCGAGCAGACGGTGAATGTGCTCGCCCAGATCCTCAAGCGCCTCAACCCCGAGCGCAAGATGATCAGCGACAAGATGCACTTCTCCCTCAAGGAGTGA